The proteins below come from a single Gordonia sp. X0973 genomic window:
- a CDS encoding ABC transporter ATP-binding protein has product MASSRLRFFPTKAGEPADPTEPLPEAIVDEALERGGVAPMDDAMLAPPASPLHVLAAMRRFRPYMHGLYGRLVLGIILQVVDLLANVVTIALFAKIVDQVLVKGDMAALPTPMIQWVTVTIIGAICSYYGEVTTGIVAERMVTRVRDDLYEHTQQLAPHVRRQYPSGDLIARHSGDVEATEHLVSSAIVAASLAIMSVIAYAAAALYTEWKLALIAFALAPILGLVARWFGRVLKGVSRRERVANGVISAMVAEGIDNSLAIQADNQGPADRRRVRAQSQSWMRARITELKAGELYGQAVGLVELFVMLGVLVLGAWMISSGQTTLGSLIALTGYLGQLYPQIQSLSGLAVSITTATASAERVAQVLDEPVAIADDDIDTDPNSPLPVAVPLPVRTKGGVPVAFDHVDFTYPDSRQPVFADFSLDIGAGEFVSLVGPSGSGKTTVTNLLLRFYDPDSGCVLIDGMDLAAESPTEVRNHITLLPQRIAVYRGTVADNIRFSCPDATRDQIVEAARAADAHEFITGLPDGYDTELLDSGANLSGGQRQRIALARAFLRDTPVLILDEPTTGLDQATTDRVMEPMLRLARSRTTILITHDEELAAQAPRTVELGAPGPA; this is encoded by the coding sequence ATGGCCAGCTCCCGCTTGAGGTTTTTCCCGACGAAGGCCGGTGAGCCCGCAGACCCCACCGAACCGCTGCCCGAGGCCATCGTCGACGAAGCACTCGAGCGCGGCGGCGTCGCGCCGATGGACGACGCGATGCTCGCCCCGCCGGCGTCGCCGCTGCACGTGCTGGCCGCGATGCGCCGGTTCCGCCCCTACATGCACGGCCTGTACGGACGACTCGTCCTGGGCATCATCCTGCAGGTCGTCGACCTGCTCGCCAACGTCGTCACCATCGCGCTGTTCGCCAAGATCGTCGATCAGGTGCTGGTCAAGGGCGACATGGCGGCACTGCCCACCCCGATGATCCAGTGGGTGACGGTGACCATCATCGGCGCCATCTGCTCGTACTACGGCGAGGTCACCACCGGCATCGTCGCCGAACGGATGGTCACCCGGGTCCGCGACGATCTCTACGAGCACACCCAGCAGCTGGCGCCGCATGTGCGCCGCCAATACCCGTCCGGCGACCTGATCGCCCGGCACAGCGGCGACGTGGAGGCCACCGAGCACCTCGTCTCGTCGGCCATCGTCGCGGCCAGCCTCGCCATCATGTCGGTGATCGCCTACGCGGCCGCGGCGCTCTACACGGAGTGGAAACTGGCGCTCATCGCCTTCGCCCTCGCCCCGATCCTGGGGTTGGTGGCGCGCTGGTTCGGCCGCGTCCTCAAGGGGGTGTCGCGCCGCGAGCGGGTCGCCAACGGCGTGATCAGCGCGATGGTTGCCGAGGGGATCGACAACTCGCTCGCGATCCAGGCCGACAACCAGGGGCCGGCCGACCGTCGCCGCGTCCGCGCGCAGTCGCAGTCGTGGATGCGCGCCCGGATCACCGAGTTGAAGGCGGGCGAACTGTACGGCCAGGCCGTCGGCCTCGTCGAGCTGTTCGTCATGCTGGGCGTGCTCGTCCTGGGCGCCTGGATGATCTCCTCCGGTCAGACCACCCTGGGGTCCTTGATCGCCCTGACCGGCTACCTGGGCCAGCTGTACCCGCAGATCCAGTCGCTGAGCGGGTTGGCGGTGTCCATCACGACGGCGACCGCCAGCGCGGAGCGCGTGGCGCAGGTCCTCGACGAGCCGGTCGCCATCGCCGACGACGACATCGACACCGACCCGAATTCGCCGCTCCCGGTCGCGGTGCCGCTGCCGGTGCGGACCAAGGGCGGGGTGCCCGTGGCTTTCGACCACGTCGACTTCACCTATCCGGATTCGCGCCAGCCGGTGTTCGCCGATTTCTCCCTCGACATCGGAGCAGGCGAATTCGTCTCCCTCGTCGGGCCGAGCGGATCGGGCAAGACGACCGTGACGAACCTGCTGCTGCGGTTCTACGACCCCGATTCCGGGTGCGTCCTGATCGACGGCATGGACTTGGCGGCCGAGTCGCCGACCGAGGTGCGCAACCACATCACGTTGCTGCCGCAGCGGATCGCCGTCTACCGGGGCACCGTCGCCGACAACATCCGGTTCTCCTGTCCCGATGCGACCCGCGACCAGATCGTCGAGGCCGCACGGGCCGCCGACGCCCACGAATTCATCACCGGGCTGCCCGACGGATACGACACCGAACTGCTCGATTCGGGAGCCAACCTGTCCGGCGGCCAGCGCCAGCGGATCGCGCTCGCCCGCGCCTTCCTGCGCGATACCCCGGTCCTGATCCTCGACGAGCCCACCACCGGCCTCGACCAGGCCACCACCGACCGCGTGATGGAGCCGATGCTGCGCCTGGCGCGCTCGCGCACGACCATCCTCATCACGCACGACGAGGAGTTGGCCGCCCAGGCGCCGCGCACCGTCGAGTTGGGTGCACCCGGCCCGGCGTGA
- the mscL gene encoding large conductance mechanosensitive channel protein MscL translates to MLKGFKEFILRGNVVELATAVIIGAAFTAIVTAFTDKVIQPLINAIPGGTNPDAIKGLGFCVGECHLAKGSTDTTKALNYIDLTAVITAAINFLIVAAVVYFIIVLPYNKLSAMMVGSKAEDTEISLLTEIRNLMDPEAAKKAEAEPEPATMAYSNREIPPPPIGVGPGPGAIPPAGEPMIRPAGGYPTGSQPPVGGGYPTGSQPPVGYNPPPQSYPTNAPGGYPGETNYPGDYPPDHPGRHSR, encoded by the coding sequence GTGCTCAAAGGCTTCAAAGAATTCATCTTGCGGGGGAACGTCGTCGAATTGGCCACCGCGGTCATCATCGGCGCTGCCTTCACCGCAATCGTCACCGCGTTCACCGACAAGGTCATCCAACCGCTGATCAACGCGATCCCGGGCGGGACCAACCCCGACGCCATCAAGGGCCTCGGGTTCTGCGTCGGCGAATGCCACTTGGCCAAGGGTTCCACCGACACGACCAAGGCACTCAACTACATCGACCTCACCGCGGTCATCACCGCCGCGATCAATTTCCTGATCGTGGCCGCCGTCGTGTACTTCATCATCGTCCTGCCCTACAACAAGCTGTCGGCGATGATGGTCGGCAGCAAGGCCGAGGACACCGAGATCAGCCTGCTCACCGAGATCCGCAACCTGATGGACCCCGAGGCCGCCAAGAAGGCCGAGGCGGAACCGGAGCCCGCGACCATGGCCTACTCGAACCGCGAGATCCCGCCGCCGCCCATCGGCGTCGGCCCCGGCCCCGGTGCCATCCCGCCGGCCGGCGAACCGATGATCCGCCCGGCAGGCGGATACCCCACCGGCTCGCAGCCGCCGGTCGGCGGTGGCTACCCCACCGGCTCCCAGCCGCCGGTCGGCTACAACCCGCCGCCGCAGTCGTACCCGACGAACGCGCCCGGCGGCTACCCGGGCGAGACCAACTACCCGGGCGACTACCCGCCCGATCACCCCGGCCGCCACTCGCGCTAG
- a CDS encoding SAF domain-containing protein: MFSGLRGHPLSARWRDRLRWALRPGWARSMVVRRSCAALLVLAAVISFAADRRQAPGTAVVAAARDLRPGMPLRPDDVLLVRIRPALLPDGALRLTADVRGRTVTGAVRRGEIVTDTRLLGPRLPRRLTGDPGARLVPVHLADAGTAALLESGDVVDVLTKGGTAEPPAVVATNAVVALAAGTAANRRGGESAAPVLLAMSAAAAHRVAAASLTTALTVVIH, translated from the coding sequence ATGTTCTCCGGGCTCCGCGGTCACCCCCTCTCCGCACGCTGGCGCGACCGGCTGCGGTGGGCGCTGCGGCCGGGATGGGCGCGATCGATGGTGGTGCGGCGGAGTTGCGCGGCGTTGTTGGTCCTCGCCGCGGTCATCTCCTTCGCCGCCGACCGGCGCCAGGCGCCCGGGACCGCGGTGGTCGCCGCAGCCCGCGACCTGCGTCCGGGGATGCCGCTGCGCCCCGACGACGTGCTCCTCGTGCGGATCCGGCCCGCGCTGCTCCCCGACGGTGCGCTGCGGCTGACCGCCGATGTGCGCGGCCGTACCGTCACCGGCGCGGTGCGACGGGGTGAAATCGTCACCGACACCCGACTGCTCGGCCCCCGCCTCCCCCGTCGGCTCACCGGTGACCCGGGCGCCCGATTGGTGCCGGTCCATCTCGCCGACGCAGGCACCGCCGCCCTGCTCGAATCCGGCGACGTCGTCGACGTGCTGACCAAGGGCGGTACGGCCGAGCCGCCCGCGGTCGTCGCGACCAACGCCGTGGTCGCGCTGGCGGCGGGCACCGCCGCGAATCGGCGTGGCGGTGAATCCGCGGCCCCGGTACTGCTGGCGATGAGCGCCGCGGCCGCGCACCGGGTCGCCGCCGCGAGCCTGACGACCGCGCTGACCGTCGTGATCCATTGA
- a CDS encoding FmdB family zinc ribbon protein: MPTYSYACTECDNKFDIVQSFSDDALTQCPQCGGKLRKLFNSVGIVFKGSGFYRTDSRSGSVSAGNGSGSSSDSGSSSDSGSSSSSKSTGDSSSSSSSTSSSTSAAS; this comes from the coding sequence GTGCCCACTTACTCCTATGCCTGTACGGAGTGCGACAACAAGTTCGACATCGTGCAGTCGTTCTCCGACGATGCGCTGACGCAGTGCCCGCAGTGCGGGGGCAAGCTGCGCAAGCTGTTCAACAGCGTCGGCATCGTCTTCAAGGGCAGTGGCTTCTACCGAACCGATTCGCGCTCCGGCTCGGTCTCGGCCGGAAACGGCTCCGGCTCCTCGAGCGACAGCGGCTCGTCGAGCGACTCCGGTTCCAGCTCCTCGTCGAAATCCACCGGCGACTCCTCGTCGAGCAGTTCCTCGACCAGCTCGTCGACCTCCGCGGCTTCCTGA
- a CDS encoding 5-formyltetrahydrofolate cyclo-ligase has product MTKKSVRARLRAGRGAMSVFDVEGAAANLAEWMYRLPIQLDEGATVACYLPLDAEPGSDAMLDALTDQGYRVLVPVVPEGPPQPLHWAVYDTSGPLVTGRWGISAPASPALGPEALREAKAVFVPALAVARDGARLGRGGGYYDRSLPGSTAVLIAVVYDAELVDELPVEPTDIPMTWALTPQAGFTRLDG; this is encoded by the coding sequence GTGACCAAGAAGTCGGTTCGGGCGCGCTTGCGCGCGGGCCGTGGGGCCATGTCGGTCTTCGACGTCGAGGGGGCCGCGGCGAACCTGGCCGAATGGATGTACCGCCTCCCGATCCAGCTGGACGAGGGGGCGACCGTCGCCTGCTACCTGCCGCTGGACGCCGAGCCGGGTTCCGATGCCATGCTCGACGCCCTGACCGATCAGGGCTACCGCGTGCTCGTGCCCGTCGTCCCCGAGGGTCCGCCGCAGCCGCTGCACTGGGCCGTCTACGACACGAGTGGGCCGTTGGTGACCGGTCGGTGGGGGATCTCCGCGCCGGCGTCGCCGGCACTGGGCCCCGAGGCGCTGCGCGAGGCGAAGGCCGTTTTCGTGCCGGCGCTCGCGGTGGCGCGCGACGGGGCGCGGTTGGGTCGGGGCGGTGGCTACTACGACCGGAGTCTGCCGGGGAGCACCGCGGTGCTGATCGCCGTCGTCTACGACGCCGAATTGGTCGACGAACTACCGGTGGAGCCCACCGACATCCCGATGACCTGGGCGTTGACCCCGCAAGCGGGCTTCACCCGGCTGGACGGCTGA
- a CDS encoding UTP--glucose-1-phosphate uridylyltransferase: MSAPEPDTAALPTAPPIPRTAVVPAAGLGTRFLPATKTVPKELLPVVDTPGIELVAEEAKSAGAERLLIVTSPGKDGVVAHFVEDLVLENTLAKRGKAAMLAKVRKAPNLLEVASVVQEKPLGLGHAIGCVEEYLADDEDAIAVLLPDDLVLPGGVLETMARVRRRRGGSVLCAIEVPDDQLSAYGIFDVEPVPDAANPDVLRVCGMVEKPQPDDAPSNFAAAGRYILDRKIFDALRRINPGAGGELQITDAIALLIADGEPVHVVVHRGTRHDLGNPGGYLKAAVDFALDRDDYGPELRAWLVERLENS, from the coding sequence ATGAGTGCCCCCGAACCGGACACCGCGGCCCTGCCGACCGCACCCCCGATCCCGCGGACCGCCGTCGTGCCGGCCGCCGGACTCGGGACGCGTTTCCTGCCGGCGACGAAGACTGTGCCGAAGGAACTGCTCCCCGTCGTCGACACCCCCGGCATCGAATTGGTCGCCGAAGAAGCCAAATCCGCCGGTGCCGAGCGCCTGCTGATCGTCACCTCGCCGGGCAAAGACGGGGTCGTCGCGCATTTCGTCGAAGACCTCGTGCTGGAGAACACCCTGGCCAAGCGTGGCAAGGCCGCGATGCTCGCCAAGGTCCGCAAGGCCCCCAACCTCCTCGAGGTGGCCTCGGTGGTGCAGGAGAAGCCGCTGGGCCTGGGCCACGCCATCGGATGCGTGGAGGAGTACCTCGCCGACGACGAGGACGCCATCGCCGTCCTCCTGCCCGACGACCTGGTGTTGCCCGGCGGCGTACTCGAGACGATGGCCCGCGTGCGGCGCCGCCGCGGCGGGTCCGTGCTCTGCGCCATCGAGGTCCCCGACGACCAGCTGTCGGCCTACGGCATCTTCGACGTCGAGCCGGTGCCCGACGCTGCCAACCCCGACGTGCTGCGGGTGTGCGGGATGGTGGAGAAGCCGCAGCCCGACGACGCGCCGTCGAACTTCGCCGCCGCCGGGCGCTACATCCTGGACCGGAAGATTTTCGACGCGCTGCGCCGGATCAACCCGGGTGCGGGTGGCGAGCTCCAGATCACCGACGCCATCGCGCTGCTCATCGCCGACGGGGAGCCCGTCCACGTCGTCGTCCACCGGGGTACCCGGCATGATCTGGGCAACCCCGGCGGCTATTTGAAGGCCGCCGTCGACTTCGCCCTCGACCGCGACGACTACGGGCCGGAGCTGCGCGCGTGGCTCGTCGAACGCCTGGAAAACAGCTGA
- the glp gene encoding gephyrin-like molybdotransferase Glp yields MRSVDEHLARITASAVVPRPVKIAISEAQGLMCAEEVLTERPLPGFDQAAVDGYAVRAVDVALAGVVAPAADDEFDAGEADLDTLVEGEPIAVFLPVVGDVEPGSRTPIRLQPRQAVRVETGAPMPTLADSVVPLRWTDGAQQKVRVAHGVDSGAYVRRVGDDVQPGDVAVRAGEIIGPAQVGLLAAVGRARVLVHPRPRLSVIAVGSELVDIDRVPGQGQVYDVNSYALAAAARDAGADVNRVGIAERDAGRLREIVEAQLIRSEIVVICGAVGGSASKGIAAALGELGDLEIARVAMHPGSVQGFGRLGRDEVPTFLLPANPVSALVTFEVMVRPLIRIALGKREPLRRIIAARTIGPIASVEGRTGYLRGQLMREERTGAYMVQVIGSSPTGSSHLLAELAEANCLVVVPAEAAKLDPGDDVEVMFLAQRG; encoded by the coding sequence ATGCGTTCGGTCGATGAACACTTGGCACGGATCACCGCATCCGCGGTTGTCCCGCGCCCGGTGAAGATAGCCATTTCCGAGGCGCAGGGATTGATGTGTGCCGAGGAGGTGCTGACCGAGCGCCCGTTGCCCGGCTTCGACCAGGCCGCCGTGGACGGTTACGCCGTGCGCGCCGTCGACGTGGCACTCGCCGGTGTGGTGGCCCCGGCCGCCGACGACGAGTTCGACGCCGGCGAGGCCGATCTCGACACCCTCGTCGAGGGGGAGCCGATCGCGGTCTTCCTGCCCGTCGTCGGCGACGTGGAACCCGGCTCGCGCACGCCGATCCGACTGCAACCCCGTCAGGCGGTGCGCGTCGAGACCGGTGCGCCCATGCCGACGCTCGCCGACTCGGTGGTCCCGTTGCGCTGGACCGACGGCGCACAGCAGAAAGTCCGCGTCGCCCACGGGGTGGACAGCGGCGCCTACGTCCGCCGGGTCGGCGACGACGTCCAGCCCGGCGACGTCGCGGTGCGGGCGGGCGAGATCATCGGTCCCGCCCAGGTCGGACTGCTGGCCGCCGTCGGGCGCGCCCGCGTGCTCGTGCATCCGCGGCCGCGGTTGTCGGTGATCGCCGTCGGATCCGAACTCGTCGACATCGATCGGGTGCCCGGTCAGGGCCAGGTCTACGACGTCAACAGCTACGCCCTCGCCGCCGCCGCCCGCGACGCCGGTGCCGACGTCAACCGGGTGGGCATCGCCGAGCGCGACGCCGGTCGGCTGCGCGAGATCGTGGAGGCCCAGCTCATCCGCTCCGAGATCGTGGTGATCTGCGGTGCCGTCGGCGGCTCCGCGTCGAAGGGCATCGCGGCCGCCCTCGGCGAACTCGGCGACCTGGAGATCGCGCGCGTCGCCATGCATCCCGGGTCGGTGCAGGGATTCGGCCGCCTCGGGCGCGACGAGGTGCCCACCTTCCTGCTGCCCGCCAACCCGGTCTCGGCGCTGGTGACCTTCGAGGTGATGGTCCGCCCGCTGATTCGGATCGCGTTGGGCAAGCGCGAACCGCTGCGCCGCATCATCGCCGCCCGCACCATCGGGCCCATCGCCTCGGTGGAGGGCCGCACCGGATATCTGCGCGGCCAACTCATGCGCGAAGAGCGCACCGGGGCCTACATGGTCCAGGTCATCGGCTCCTCGCCGACCGGCTCGTCGCATCTGCTCGCGGAACTGGCCGAGGCGAACTGCCTCGTCGTCGTGCCCGCGGAGGCCGCCAAACTCGACCCGGGTGACGACGTCGAGGTCATGTTCCTCGCGCAGCGCGGATAG
- a CDS encoding GNAT family N-acetyltransferase, translated as MFSWGSASRAHPGWPARVGPLRVAAGAVTLRPVKMRDAGDWSRLRIRNRDLLIPWEPTGDGNWVARHQRSNWAPMYSILRSEAKRGVVLPFVIEVDGRYIGQLTIGNLQRGAVRSAWIGYWVDQEWTGMGIATAAVALGVDHAFGPVGLHRLEATVQPANGASRAVLTKVGFRHEGVLMRYMDVNGRWRDHDLFALTTEEIMSSAVDTLVQSGRAQFR; from the coding sequence GTGTTCAGCTGGGGTTCGGCATCGCGAGCGCATCCGGGATGGCCGGCGCGCGTCGGACCGCTGCGCGTCGCCGCCGGCGCGGTTACCCTGCGGCCGGTCAAGATGCGCGACGCCGGGGACTGGAGTCGGCTGCGCATCCGGAATCGGGATCTGCTGATCCCCTGGGAGCCCACCGGCGACGGGAATTGGGTTGCGCGCCACCAGCGCAGCAACTGGGCGCCGATGTATTCGATCCTGCGCAGCGAGGCCAAGCGCGGGGTGGTCCTGCCCTTCGTGATCGAGGTCGACGGTCGCTACATCGGCCAGCTGACCATCGGCAACCTGCAGCGCGGGGCGGTGCGCAGCGCCTGGATCGGCTACTGGGTGGACCAGGAGTGGACCGGCATGGGCATCGCGACGGCGGCGGTGGCGCTCGGCGTCGACCATGCCTTCGGACCGGTCGGACTGCACCGGTTGGAGGCGACCGTGCAACCGGCCAACGGGGCGTCGCGGGCCGTGTTGACCAAGGTGGGGTTCCGGCACGAGGGCGTGCTGATGCGGTACATGGATGTCAACGGCCGCTGGCGCGACCACGACCTGTTCGCTTTGACGACGGAGGAGATCATGAGCAGCGCGGTGGACACCCTGGTCCAGTCCGGACGGGCGCAGTTCCGGTGA
- a CDS encoding SIMPL domain-containing protein, protein MSGLEITVRGRAERQYRPEQGTAILSAEFTESTSEEAHAKALELQSEVVAELTRLDETNALNAWHANDIHVFGHRPWIDGKESTEVVYTTRIAMTAEFLDFEALAAFLVEWAGRDGLTVSRIVWDVLDENRPRYEAKVRRDAVRDAVAKAQAYADAVGRGSVTAVALADPSMLGSGGDGGGPVAPAGAMYARAMAAPPDSGPTLELRPDDVVIAVSVDARFTVGE, encoded by the coding sequence GTGAGCGGGCTGGAGATCACCGTCCGCGGGCGGGCCGAACGGCAGTACCGGCCGGAGCAGGGGACGGCGATCCTCTCGGCCGAGTTCACCGAGTCGACGAGCGAGGAAGCGCACGCGAAGGCTTTGGAATTGCAGAGCGAGGTCGTCGCCGAGCTCACCCGCCTGGACGAGACGAATGCGCTGAATGCCTGGCACGCCAACGACATCCACGTCTTCGGTCATCGCCCGTGGATCGACGGGAAGGAATCGACCGAGGTCGTCTACACGACGCGGATCGCCATGACCGCCGAGTTCCTCGACTTCGAGGCGCTGGCCGCCTTCCTCGTCGAGTGGGCCGGTCGTGACGGCTTGACCGTCAGCCGGATCGTGTGGGACGTCCTCGACGAGAACCGGCCCCGGTACGAGGCGAAGGTCCGCCGCGACGCGGTGCGCGACGCCGTCGCCAAGGCGCAGGCCTACGCCGACGCGGTCGGTCGCGGGTCGGTGACGGCGGTCGCGCTCGCCGATCCCTCGATGCTCGGCTCCGGTGGCGACGGCGGCGGTCCGGTCGCTCCGGCCGGGGCGATGTATGCCCGTGCGATGGCGGCCCCGCCCGATTCCGGGCCGACGCTGGAGTTGCGACCCGACGACGTGGTCATCGCCGTCTCGGTCGACGCCCGGTTCACCGTCGGGGAGTAG
- a CDS encoding ABC transporter permease: MNPQLLGATALRVLRQIRTDHRSLALVLVLPLLLLTLLYFMFDNVPRFPGAPTPFDRFGIIMLGILPFIVMFVLTSVAMLRERRAGTLERLMTTPLSRLDLLGGYGSAFGILSVLQAAITCGFAFWALHLKTAGPRWWIVVIALSVALLGVALGLLCSAFAKTEFQAVQFLPAVVIPQLFLCGLFVPRGQLPGWMQGLSDVMPLTYAVQALQEVAAQPSATALMIRDLVIIWAITLVALALAAATLRRRTP, from the coding sequence ATGAATCCGCAGCTGTTGGGCGCCACCGCTCTCCGCGTCCTGCGCCAGATCCGCACCGACCACCGGTCGTTGGCCCTGGTGCTCGTGCTGCCGCTGCTCCTCCTGACGCTGCTCTACTTCATGTTCGACAACGTCCCGCGGTTTCCCGGCGCTCCGACTCCCTTCGACCGCTTCGGGATCATCATGCTCGGCATCCTGCCGTTCATCGTGATGTTCGTGCTGACCTCGGTGGCGATGCTGCGCGAGCGCCGCGCGGGCACGTTGGAACGCCTGATGACCACGCCGCTGTCCCGGCTCGACCTCCTCGGCGGCTACGGCAGCGCCTTCGGCATCCTTTCCGTCCTCCAGGCGGCGATCACCTGCGGATTCGCCTTCTGGGCACTGCACCTCAAGACGGCGGGTCCGCGCTGGTGGATCGTCGTGATCGCGCTCAGCGTCGCCCTACTCGGAGTCGCGCTCGGCCTGCTGTGCAGCGCGTTCGCGAAGACCGAGTTCCAGGCCGTCCAATTCCTGCCCGCGGTCGTGATCCCCCAGTTGTTCCTCTGCGGCCTGTTCGTGCCGCGCGGGCAACTCCCCGGATGGATGCAGGGCCTGTCCGACGTCATGCCACTCACCTACGCCGTGCAGGCGCTGCAAGAGGTGGCCGCGCAACCGTCGGCGACGGCGCTGATGATCCGCGACCTGGTGATCATCTGGGCGATCACGCTGGTCGCGCTCGCCCTCGCCGCGGCCACGCTGCGCCGACGCACGCCGTAG
- a CDS encoding ABC transporter ATP-binding protein yields the protein MTAPVAVRCESVTVRRGSTVACDDVTLHIGSGSITGLFGPSGCGKTTLMRSIVGTQAGVKGTIEVLGQPAGAAALRRRVGYATQAASTYSDLTVIENVAYFAALTGSGANVAQTLDAVGLAPYAKRRAADLSGGQINRVSIACALVAKPELLILDEPTVGLDPVLRAELWQYFATLAAAGTTLLVSSHVMDEAEHCDEMILMRDGKVLSQCTPAELKSRTRKTSIDDAFLALIEQGGDQ from the coding sequence ATGACTGCTCCAGTCGCGGTGCGCTGCGAATCCGTCACGGTGCGTCGGGGTTCGACGGTGGCCTGCGACGACGTGACACTGCACATCGGATCCGGGTCGATCACCGGTCTCTTCGGCCCGTCGGGATGCGGCAAGACGACGCTGATGCGCTCGATCGTCGGAACCCAGGCGGGCGTCAAAGGCACGATCGAGGTGTTGGGCCAGCCGGCCGGCGCCGCTGCCCTGCGCCGCCGCGTCGGCTACGCCACCCAGGCCGCCTCCACCTACTCCGATCTCACCGTGATCGAGAACGTCGCCTACTTCGCGGCGCTGACGGGCTCGGGCGCCAACGTCGCGCAGACGCTCGACGCGGTGGGCCTCGCGCCCTACGCGAAACGCCGGGCCGCCGACCTGTCCGGCGGCCAGATCAACCGGGTCTCGATCGCCTGCGCGCTCGTGGCCAAACCGGAACTGCTGATCCTCGACGAACCGACCGTCGGCCTCGACCCGGTACTCCGCGCGGAGCTGTGGCAGTACTTCGCGACCCTCGCCGCCGCCGGGACCACGCTCCTGGTCTCGAGCCACGTGATGGACGAGGCCGAACACTGCGACGAGATGATCCTGATGCGCGACGGAAAGGTCCTCAGCCAGTGCACCCCCGCCGAGTTGAAGTCACGGACACGCAAGACGTCGATCGACGACGCCTTCCTGGCCCTGATCGAGCAGGGTGGGGACCAATGA
- the glpR gene encoding gephyrin-like molybdotransferase receptor GlpR — MRRVVSISTPGPSIDDDPTEVLVPVGADDPTEVIAKVVDEKPSSKPTGRATGKVAATTAESAEVGESVKATESAEATEAGEAPVLDGELLQEKADGEDGHGKHSRGTSVREIVEVDEIDVIDVEVTEIEIESVESGLTEGERESSDVVAADDSPTERIDKVDDVTDDVEKVDAERGDVERGDTEKEDVVAGDKAAAATLFDLEAPERDEVEKVADPEAQEPVAEEVDGEAAQADGLTDDDAPVVDEVDADDVEPEVAQAVEAEAELVAPWDDVDPNELTQVLMTRPGRGGYDPEVDKERLDLKYKERQRVLLTLVVLTLITVGAGVLFSTPGWIAAGVMGFFLLAYLVFLRRAVKTESQIRRRRMERLERSRREEVSRRRRDFVAPEENDEVVVAKPRPRVLRPRGMDPVAIDDEDPIFDHLPTYTPPRMMRSEDEYRAAAAG; from the coding sequence ATGCGTCGGGTGGTCAGCATCTCCACTCCGGGTCCGAGTATCGATGACGATCCCACCGAGGTGCTCGTGCCCGTCGGTGCCGACGACCCCACCGAAGTCATCGCCAAGGTCGTCGACGAGAAGCCGTCGTCGAAGCCGACCGGCCGGGCGACCGGGAAGGTCGCCGCGACGACTGCGGAGTCTGCCGAGGTCGGGGAGTCCGTGAAGGCCACTGAGTCTGCGGAGGCGACGGAGGCCGGGGAGGCGCCGGTACTCGACGGCGAGCTTCTCCAGGAGAAGGCGGACGGCGAGGACGGTCACGGCAAGCACAGTCGCGGTACGTCCGTCCGCGAGATCGTCGAAGTCGATGAGATCGATGTCATCGACGTCGAGGTGACCGAGATCGAGATCGAGTCGGTGGAGTCCGGGTTGACGGAGGGCGAGCGAGAGTCTTCCGACGTCGTGGCCGCGGATGATTCGCCGACCGAGCGTATCGACAAGGTCGACGACGTGACTGATGACGTCGAGAAGGTCGACGCCGAGCGTGGTGACGTCGAGCGCGGTGACACCGAGAAGGAAGACGTCGTGGCCGGCGATAAGGCAGCCGCGGCAACGCTGTTCGACCTCGAGGCTCCCGAGAGGGACGAGGTCGAGAAGGTCGCGGACCCCGAGGCGCAGGAGCCTGTGGCCGAGGAAGTCGACGGCGAGGCGGCGCAGGCCGACGGTCTGACGGATGATGACGCCCCCGTCGTCGACGAGGTTGATGCCGACGACGTCGAGCCGGAGGTGGCGCAGGCCGTCGAGGCGGAGGCCGAGCTGGTGGCGCCGTGGGACGACGTCGATCCGAACGAGTTGACGCAGGTGCTCATGACCCGTCCGGGGCGTGGTGGATACGACCCCGAGGTCGACAAGGAGCGCCTCGACCTCAAGTACAAGGAGCGGCAGCGGGTGCTGCTGACGCTGGTCGTGTTGACCCTGATCACGGTCGGGGCCGGTGTGTTGTTCTCGACGCCGGGATGGATCGCCGCCGGTGTCATGGGCTTCTTCCTGCTCGCCTACCTCGTGTTCTTGCGGCGCGCGGTGAAGACCGAGTCGCAGATCCGCCGTCGTCGGATGGAGCGGCTCGAGCGGTCCCGTCGTGAAGAGGTGTCCCGTCGCCGCCGCGATTTCGTCGCCCCCGAGGAGAACGACGAGGTGGTCGTCGCCAAGCCGCGGCCGCGCGTGCTGCGCCCGCGGGGAATGGATCCGGTCGCGATCGACGACGAGGATCCGATCTTCGATCATCTGCCGACCTACACGCCGCCGCGGATGATGCGGTCCGAGGACGAATACCGGGCCGCGGCCGCGGGCTGA